The Brassica napus cultivar Da-Ae chromosome C7, Da-Ae, whole genome shotgun sequence genome has a segment encoding these proteins:
- the LOC106446146 gene encoding protein argonaute 2, with the protein MERGGYRGGRADGRGRGGRGRGDGDGGGRSYGGGGDRGRGYGVGGADRGRGYVGRGSERGGGRGGDKQDFRSQGQWGPPPGQVGLGTQLQQQPRPHVVQQPPQAQVSQSVAGGGVGRGAWGRKLQVSPDTAAVPPSASSTVAVSETARGSEITNPRPSQVASSSSDKKVQVVSSSSARKEPMKRPDKGGVVAVRRVNLLVNHFQVNINPQSVIRHYDVEIKGENPTKKISRFELSMVRDKLFTDNPHQFPFAMTAYDGQKNIFSAAELPTGSYKVDFPKTDETRARSYTFTIKQVNELKLRDLKEYMSGGSSFNPRDVFQGMDVVMKEHPSKCMITVGKSFFTRETERDEELGYGIAAAKGYRHTLKPTQQGLSLCLDYSVLAFRKSMSVIEYLKLYFDWPDLRQFRNARRNVEKELTGLKVTVTHRKNKQKLTIVGLSREDTKDIKFDVIDPEGNEPPRRTSIVEYFRIKYGRDIVHKDIPCLDLGKNGRQNLVPMEFCVLVEGQVYPKDDLDKNSALWLKKLSLVNPRQRKDNILKMIKSKEGPSGGEITGNFGMKVDTNMTRVEGRILKAPALKLAERGRAVREEPNPRQNNQWNLMRKGVTRGSVIKHWAVLDFTASERFNKMPNDFVNNLINRCWTLGMQLEPPIVYKSSRMDTLSNANALEELLRNVIDEAHRNHGGARPTLILCAMTGRVDGYKTLKWIAETKLGLVTQCFLTGSATKGGDQYRANLALKINAKVGGSNVELMDTFSFFRKDDQVMFIGADVNHPASRDKLSPSIVAVVGTLNWPEANRYAARVIAQPHRKEEIQGFGETCLELVKAHVQSTGKRPNKIVIFRDGVSDGQFDMVLNVELLDVKLTFEKNGYNPKITVIVAQKRHQTRFFPATDNDGSDKGNVPSGTVVDTKVIHPFEYDFYLCSHHGGIGTSKPTHYYTLWDELGFTSDQVQKLIFEMCFTFTRCTKPVSLVPPVYYADMVAYRGRMYHEASSREKNIRQQPRGASSSLASSFSSLTVDDKAIFKLHKELESVMFFV; encoded by the exons ATGGAGAGAGGTGGTTACCGAGGAGGACGTGCTGACGGCCGCGGCAGAGGAGGCCGAGGTCGCGGTGACGGGGATGGTGGAGGCCGTAGTTATGGCGGCGGTGGTGACCGGGGTCGTGGTTACGGAGTCGGCGGCGCAGACCGAGGTCGTGGTTATGTAGGTCGTGGCTCTGAGCGAGGCGGTGGCCGTGGTGGGGATAAACAGGATTTCCGAAGCCAGGGTCAGTGGGGACCACCGCCGGGTCAAGTTGGCCTTGGGACGCAGTTGCAGCAGCAACCTCGACCACATGTGGTTCAACAGCCGCCACAGGCTCAAGTGAGTCAATCCGTTGCGGGAGGAGGCGTAGGTAGAGGCGCGTGGGGTCGTAAGCTACAGGTTTCTCCTGATACGGCGGCGGTTCCACCTTCTGCATCGTCAACCGTCGCGGTTTCTGAAACGGCTCGTG GTTCTGAAATTACGAATCCAAGGCCATCTCAGgttgcttcttcatcttctgaCAAGAAAGTTCAAGTTGTTTCTTCATCTTCTGCTAGAAAAGAACCGATGAAGCGTCCTGACAAAGGCGGTGTTGTAGCTGTGCGACGTGTAAACCTCCTTGTCAACCATTTCCAAGTGAACATTAATCCCCAAAGTGTCATAAGACATTACGATGTTGAGATCAAAGGAGAGAATCCCACCAAGAAGATATCAAGATTCGAGCTATCTATGGTCAGGGACAAGTTGTTCACCGACAATCCCCATCAGTTTCCCTTTGCCATGACAGCATACGATGGTCAGAAGAACATCTTCAGCGCAGCTGAACTGCCTACGGGGTCATACAAGGTGGACTTCCCTAAAACGGATGAGACTAGAGCTCGGAGCTATACTTTCACCATCAAGCAGGTGAATGAGCTTAAGCTCCGTGACTTGAAAGAGTACATGTCGGGAGGTTCTTCTTTCAACCCTCGTGACGTGTTTCAAGGGATGGATGTTGTGATGAAGGAGCACCCTTCGAAGTGTATGATAACCGTCGGTAAAAGCTTCTTCACTCGTGAAACTGAGCGAGATGAGGAACTTGGGTATGGTATTGCAGCTGCCAAAGGGTACAGACACACTCTAAAGCCGACACAACAAGGCTTATCCTTGTGTTTGGACTACTCAGTGTTGGCGTTCCGGAAGTCAATGTCAGTGATCGAGTATCTGAAACTCTACTTTGACTGGCCTGATTTGCGTCAGTTTAGGAATGCTAGACGTAACGTGGAGAAAGAACTGACTGGGTTGAAAGTCACCGTCACTCATCGAAAGAACAAGCAGAAGCTCACTATCGTAGGACTGAGTAGAGAAGACACAAAGGATATCAAGTTCGATGTTATAGATCCGGAGGGTAACGAGCCGCCGAGGAGAACGTCCATCGTTGAGTATTTCAGGATCAAGTACGGAAGAGACATTGTTCACAAGGACATCCCTTGCTTGGATTTGGGGAAAAACGGTCGGCAAAATCTTGTTCCCATGGAGTTCTGCGTTTTGGTCGAAGGACAGGTTTATCCAAAGGACGACTTGGATAAAAATTCTGCCTTGTGGTTGAAGAAGTTGTCACTAGTCAATCCACGACAAAGGAAGGATAATATACTCAAGATGATTAAGTCTAAAGAAGGACCAAGCGG TGGAGAAATCACTGGGAACTTTGGAATGAAAGTTGACACAAACATGACACGTGTAGAAGGTCGGATTCTCAAGGCACCGGCGTTGAAGTTGGCAGAGAGAGGCAGAGCTGTCCGGGAGGAACCTAACCCGAGGCAGAACAATCAGTGGAACCTCATGAGGAAAGGAGTCACGAGGGGTTCGGTAATCAAACACTGGGCTGTGCTTGACTTCACTGCGTCTGAGAGGTTCAACAAGATGCCTAATGACTTTGTGAATAACCTTATCAACCGTTGCTGGACGCTTGGGATGCAGCTGGAGCCTCCCATCGTTTACAAATCGTCGAGAATGGATACGCTTTCTAATGCTAATGCTCTCGAGGAGCTGCTTCGAAACGTGATTGACGAGGCTCATCGTAACCATGGTGGTGCTCGTCCGACTCTTATCCTCTGTGCAATGACTGGGAGAGTCGATGGGTACAAGACTCTGAAATGGATAGCTGAGACCAAACTTGGTCTGGTGACACAGTGTTTCTTAACCGGTTCCGCGACTAAAGGAGGTGATCAGTACCGGGCAAACCTTGCGCTCAAGATCAACGCCAAGGTTGGTGGAAGCAACGTTGAGCTGATGGATACTTTCTCTTTCTTCAGAAAAGATGATCAGGTCATGTTCATCGGCGCTGACGTCAACCATCCAGCTTCCCGCGACAAGTTGAGCCCGTCCATTGTTGCTGTAGTGGGTACACTAAACTGGCCTGAAGCGAACCGTTACGCAGCGAGAGTCATCGCCCAGCCGCACCGGAAAGAGGAGATACAAGGATTTGGCGAAACTTGCTTGGAGCTTGTTAAAGCGCATGTTCAGTCCACTGGGAAACGGCCTAACAAGATTGTGATCTTCCGTGATGGTGTCAGTGATGGTCAGTTCGATATGGTTCTCAATGTGGAGTTGCTTGATGTGAAGCTCACTTTCGAGAAGAATGGTTACAATCCGAAGATAACTGTTATCGTGGCGCAGAAACGTCATCAGACCCGTTTCTTCCCTGCTACGGACAATGATGGAAGCGACAAGGGGAATGTGCCTTCGGGTACGGTGGTCGAtaccaaagtgattcatccgtTTGAGTACGATTTCTACCTTTGCAGTCACCATGGAGGCATTGGGACGAGCAAGCCGACGCATTACTATACTCTGTGGGATGAACTTGGATTCACTTCGGATCAGGTTCAGAAGCTCATCTTCGAGATGTGCTTTACTTTCACTCGTTGCACCAAACCCGTCTCTCTCGTTCCTCCGGTGTATTATGCTGACATGGTCGCGTATAGAGGAAGGATGTACCACGAGGCGAGTTCAAGGGAGAAGAACATTAGGCAGCAGCCAAGGGGAGCGTCTTCCTCTCTCGCTTCTTCGTTCTCTTCTCTGACTGTGGACGACAAAGCGATTTTCAAGCTGCACAAAGAGCTGGAGAGCGTCATGTTCTTCGTGTGA